The sequence TGAAATTTGGAGAGCTGCTGCTTTTTTAAGGATTACAATAAAATCTGGCGACCTGAAAGCATTTGGGGATGGTTTATGACTTTTTCATCGTtctgtaaattatttaaaacaacgTCAGTGtccaaacatggacaaatttaaTCAACTTACCGTCAACAAGAAATTATGTTAAACAACTCCAGAAGAGGAAACAATGATAAATTATAGTCAGACGCGACGCTAACTTATTTTACCTAAAATTGCAATTAATActaaatagtttgtttttttgttttgtttttgtaagtgaATATTTACTCATCACTAACGCATTATAATCGTAAGAGTGCATCCAACAGACTTTTCTAAAATTATCAATTTTTTTCCTACGTTTTTAATgaccttatttttttctttgtcgcCACGTACGCTGACGTGATGCCTTGTTATTCATCACTGTCACTGAATTAGATCATGGTGCACGCGTTGGGAAAATTAGCTCAAATCTCATTCGCTGCGCAGGTCACATGTCTGATTTCCATTGTCCGCAGAGCAGGGCGTGTACCGTGGGGACGCTGCGTGGGCTGGGTCGGCCTGACTTGCTGTTTTTCCTCATCGGCATCCTTCAGCATCTTGCTTCATTTTTATCTTCCCATCTGAAAAGATGCTGAGGGCGGAGGACACGCTGCGGTGGATAAAAGCGACTCAAATTGGCGGACATGAGGCGCGTTTGACTTGTTTTGCCGCTTTCACCGCATGAAACTGGCGCTGCTGCACCTGTTTGTAGAGATGAAATTATCAAACTGCTCGACATAATGGTTTTGTAACGTGCTGAGGATTGTTTTGCTCTGCAACCAAAATGTCTAAAGCCAAGCACTGCGAGGCGGTGAGGGTGGTGGTCCGCTGCCGGCCATTCAGCAGAAGAGAGGAGACAGCAAAGTGTGAAAATATTTTGGAGATTGACGACAGACTGGGACAGATCACCATCAGAAACCCGAAGGCACCACCTGATGAGCCGATGAAAGTGTTCACGTTTGATTCAGTGTATGGCTGGAATTCAAAACAAAGCGACATTTATGATGATGCTGTGAGACCTCTGGTGGAATCGGTGCTGCAAGGCTTCAATGGCACTATATTTGCCTACGGACAAACTGGGACAGGTAAAACATTCACCATGCAGGGAGTGTCGAATGACCCAGAGAAAAGAGGCGTTGTACCAAATTcatttcagcacatttttacacaaatatcCAGAACCCAGAATCAAAAATATCTGGTAAGGTCTTCATACCTTGAGATCTATCAGGAGGAAATCAGGGATCTTCTGTGCAAAGATAACAACAAGAAACTGGAACTTAAAGAGAATCCTGATTATGGTGTCTATGTGAAAGACTTGTCCTCAGTGGTGACGAAAAATACCACTGAGATTGAACATGTGATGAAGATCGGCAACCAGTCCAGGTCCGTGGGGTTCACGAACATGAATGAACGCAGCTCTCGGTCTCATGCGATCTTTGTTATAACTGTGGAGTGCAGTGAAGTAGGACCAGATGGTGAGGACCACATTCGTGTTGGGAAACTAAACATGGTTGACCTGGCTGGCAGTGAGCGCCAGAGCAAGACGGGCTGCAAAGGGAAGAGTCTGAAAGAAGCTGCCAAAATTAACCTGTCCCTCTCAGCGCTGGGGAATGTCATTTCAGCTCTGGTGGATGGGAGGAGCAGCCATGTCCCATACAGAGACTCCAAACTGACCCGTCTGCTCCAGGACTCTCTAGGTGGCAACGCAAAAACCGTCATGATGGCAACAGTCGGGCCTTCGCACAAGAATTTCGACGAGTCCCTGGCCACGCTGAGGTACGCCAGtagagcaaagaaaataaagaacaaacctCGGATTAATGAGGACCCCAAAGATGCCCTGTTGAGGGAGTTTCAGGAGGAGATTGCACGCTTGAAAGCTCAACTAGAGGAGCGAGGGATGCTCGcgaaagagaggaggaggaagaggaataGTAAAAGACTGAGTAAATATACGGAAGAAGAAATCCTTAGAGAGAAGGATGCAGAGACGTGGCAGACTTGTGAGGAGGAAGAAAATATGAGGCACTTCATGAAAGTAGAGGATGCCAACCCAAAGACTGTGACCTGCCAGTGGGGCAGTGAGAAGTTAAAGCACCTGAATGTTAATAGAAGGAGTGTGGAGGACATGCAGTGGGATCAAGATGCTGTTGAGAAGATCATAGAGAAATATAAGGTACTGGAACAGTGAAAACGTTTTAATAATGATGTTTGATAAGGAGATATTGGGgaaacaaaagattttttttttataaataatttattgtgTCTGTTCACAGGCTATGGAGAGTAAATTGTTGATTGGAGGAAAGACTATAATAGATCACACCaatgaacaacaaaaaagactgGAGCTGAAGAGACAAGAAATTGCAGAACAGGTAATgatatttaaaaacagcaattaCTACATGGGTTCCctttaattatgtttatttttcttgattttaaggAAACATttgttaccttttttttttctaatctttaaatattttgaaaatctTATGAAACCcactttaaatattattatgGGTGCACTTGTTGATACTCAATATGGAAGATCTGTTTTGCAGATAAGACGAGAGCGAGAGATCcagcagcagatgatgctgcaagaaGAGGAGACCCTAGAAATGAAAGAGACATTCTCCTCCCTGCAGCAAGAGATCGAACATAAGACAAAGAAGCTGAAGAGGGTAAGCTGACTCACACACTAATGTGTCCTGGTGGCACAATGTCATTGTTTAAATAGTCTTATTTGCAATAAAGAATAATTTTTAaccaaaataaatgtaatatttgatggcccaattttcttttattttcacattttctagTCTGGGATTATTAAGGATGTCTGATCTGATACTGACATTGAGGTTTAGACCAtcagttttaattattattattttttttattatatttttcaatCCCTTCCACATAGTTGTACAGCAAA comes from Melanotaenia boesemani isolate fMelBoe1 chromosome 20, fMelBoe1.pri, whole genome shotgun sequence and encodes:
- the LOC121631477 gene encoding kinesin-like protein KIF3B isoform X1 — protein: MSKAKHCEAVRVVVRCRPFSRREETAKCENILEIDDRLGQITIRNPKAPPDEPMKVFTFDSVYGWNSKQSDIYDDAVRPLVESVLQGFNGTIFAYGQTGTGKTFTMQGVSNDPEKRGVVPNSFQHIFTQISRTQNQKYLVRSSYLEIYQEEIRDLLCKDNNKKLELKENPDYGVYVKDLSSVVTKNTTEIEHVMKIGNQSRSVGFTNMNERSSRSHAIFVITVECSEVGPDGEDHIRVGKLNMVDLAGSERQSKTGCKGKSLKEAAKINLSLSALGNVISALVDGRSSHVPYRDSKLTRLLQDSLGGNAKTVMMATVGPSHKNFDESLATLRYASRAKKIKNKPRINEDPKDALLREFQEEIARLKAQLEERGMLAKERRRKRNSKRLSKYTEEEILREKDAETWQTCEEEENMRHFMKVEDANPKTVTCQWGSEKLKHLNVNRRSVEDMQWDQDAVEKIIEKYKAMESKLLIGGKTIIDHTNEQQKRLELKRQEIAEQIRREREIQQQMMLQEEETLEMKETFSSLQQEIEHKTKKLKRLYSKLQQLKGEMSDIIDEHVTTRQELEEAQNELMRELKYKYLLIENFIPPEEKNKIMNRLHFDSEEDQWRLQPVIPSESTTTQGKRRPLSAVGYKRPISQYAQMAVATATGAPSRYQAENIMLLELDMSPPTMFTLNLHGAHLERAFSSRLIQDLPVNVPVRERAGSSSRVRKSQSWYQAPQAACVASSSSSTTLASASQSCSPSPRQRPSSAAYLSVGSSLQTSP
- the LOC121631477 gene encoding kinesin-like protein KIF3B isoform X2, giving the protein MSKAKHCEAVRVVVRCRPFSRREETAKCENILEIDDRLGQITIRNPKAPPDEPMKVFTFDSVYGWNSKQSDIYDDAVRPLVESVLQGFNGTIFAYGQTGTGKTFTMQGVSNDPEKRGVVPNSFQHIFTQISRTQNQKYLVRSSYLEIYQEEIRDLLCKDNNKKLELKENPDYGVYVKDLSSVVTKNTTEIEHVMKIGNQSRSVGFTNMNERSSRSHAIFVITVECSEVGPDGEDHIRVGKLNMVDLAGSERQSKTGCKGKSLKEAAKINLSLSALGNVISALVDGRSSHVPYRDSKLTRLLQDSLGGNAKTVMMATVGPSHKNFDESLATLRYASRAKKIKNKPRINEDPKDALLREFQEEIARLKAQLEERGMLAKERRRKRNSKRLSKYTEEEILREKDAETWQTCEEEENMRHFMKVEDANPKTVTCQWGSEKLKHLNVNRRSVEDMQWDQDAVEKIIEKYKAMESKLLIGGKTIIDHTNEQQKRLELKRQEIAEQIRREREIQQQMMLQEEETLEMKETFSSLQQEIEHKTKKLKRLYSKLQQLKGEMSDIIDEHVTTRQELEEAQNELMRELKYKYLLIENFIPPEEKNKIMNRLHFDSEEDQWRLQPVIPSERSGNKSNVENFLNSK